One window of Mediterraneibacter butyricigenes genomic DNA carries:
- a CDS encoding cation diffusion facilitator family transporter, whose product MHVGKKMQKREKSAMSVSLYGNLVFVIVELVMAIFTGSQAVLLDAVYDGVEFFMLLPSIFLIPLLYRPSNEAHPFGYTQIETVFVVVKGITMLTVTFGLIFNNFHLMLHGGHIVSFQTVASFELFACILGILVTVYLYFKNRSMHSPLITIELQGWKIDSVVSLGMAFAFLLPRFVTFSWFQYVIPYLDQIITITLSVIMLPTPVKTVITGIRDLLLIPPEEETIQDIKTTIEPIIGIYGHKNLYYDILRTGRKIWISVYITFDKDIISLSKFKDLQTQCILALAEKYQDFYFELLPDIEFDGIEEDLPNSESSVASPSESGADSL is encoded by the coding sequence ATGCACGTTGGAAAGAAAATGCAAAAAAGAGAAAAGTCTGCCATGTCCGTTTCCCTGTACGGAAACCTTGTCTTCGTCATTGTCGAACTGGTCATGGCTATTTTTACCGGATCACAGGCTGTATTGTTGGATGCAGTTTATGATGGGGTTGAATTTTTCATGCTGCTCCCTTCCATTTTCCTGATTCCGCTTCTCTATCGCCCTTCCAACGAAGCACATCCTTTCGGATATACACAGATTGAAACCGTATTCGTGGTCGTGAAGGGAATCACCATGCTGACCGTTACCTTCGGTCTGATCTTTAACAACTTCCATTTGATGCTGCACGGCGGTCATATCGTTTCTTTCCAGACTGTTGCTTCTTTCGAACTTTTCGCATGCATCCTCGGAATCCTGGTCACAGTATACCTCTATTTTAAGAATCGTTCCATGCACTCTCCTCTGATCACTATAGAACTTCAGGGCTGGAAAATTGACAGTGTGGTTTCTCTCGGCATGGCCTTTGCTTTCCTTTTGCCCCGTTTTGTGACTTTCTCATGGTTTCAGTATGTAATCCCCTATCTGGATCAGATCATCACTATCACACTTTCCGTTATCATGCTCCCGACTCCGGTTAAGACCGTGATCACCGGAATCCGTGACCTTTTGCTGATTCCGCCGGAGGAAGAAACCATTCAGGATATCAAAACGACCATAGAACCCATCATTGGAATCTACGGTCATAAAAATCTGTATTATGATATTCTCCGAACCGGACGTAAAATCTGGATCAGTGTGTATATCACCTTTGACAAGGATATCATTTCTTTATCCAAATTCAAAGATCTCCAGACTCAGTGTATCCTCGCTCTTGCCGAAAAATATCAGGATTTCTATTTTGAACTGCTTCCGGATATCGAATTCGATGGAATCGAGGAAGATCTCCCAAACTCTGAATCCAGTGTTGCATCTCCCTCAGAATCCGGTGCCGACTCCCTCTGA
- a CDS encoding NAD(P)H-dependent glycerol-3-phosphate dehydrogenase, whose product MAKTAVIGAGSWGTALAILLQENGHQVTLWGVHPENVELLKKDRELKKKLPGVKIPEAIKITSDLEEAATDQEILVLAVPSVHTRETAAKLKGLIKDGQLIVDVSKGIEENTLKTLSEQIQEELPTANVAILSGPSHAEEVARKLPTTCVVGATDKKTAEYLQKVFMSLCFRVYTSPDILGIEIGGALKNVIALAAGIADGLGYGDNTKAALITRGIAEISRLGVKMGGKFESFCGLTGIGDLIVTCASMHSRNRRAGYLIGQGATMEEAMEEVQMVVEGVYSAKAGRTLAKKYGVSMPIVEEINKVLFEGKSAKEAVEDLMLRDPRIENSALPWEA is encoded by the coding sequence ATGGCGAAGACAGCAGTGATCGGGGCAGGAAGCTGGGGAACGGCTCTTGCAATCCTGTTACAGGAAAACGGACATCAGGTGACACTTTGGGGCGTACATCCGGAAAATGTGGAGCTCCTGAAAAAAGACCGGGAACTAAAGAAAAAACTTCCCGGCGTGAAGATTCCGGAAGCGATTAAGATTACCAGTGATTTGGAAGAAGCTGCGACAGATCAGGAGATTCTGGTTCTGGCGGTACCGTCGGTACATACCAGAGAGACGGCTGCAAAGCTGAAAGGTCTGATCAAAGACGGACAGTTGATCGTGGACGTGTCAAAGGGAATTGAAGAAAATACCCTGAAGACTTTGTCAGAACAGATTCAAGAAGAACTTCCAACGGCAAATGTAGCCATTCTTTCCGGACCGAGTCACGCAGAAGAAGTTGCGCGGAAACTTCCGACCACCTGTGTGGTAGGTGCAACAGATAAAAAAACGGCAGAATATTTGCAGAAGGTCTTTATGAGTCTATGTTTCAGGGTCTATACCAGTCCGGATATTCTGGGAATTGAGATTGGCGGTGCGCTGAAAAATGTAATTGCACTGGCTGCGGGAATCGCAGACGGACTGGGATATGGAGACAATACCAAAGCCGCACTGATTACCAGAGGAATCGCAGAGATTTCCAGACTGGGAGTAAAAATGGGTGGAAAGTTTGAGTCTTTCTGCGGCCTGACAGGGATCGGGGATCTGATCGTAACCTGTGCCAGTATGCACAGTCGGAATCGGAGAGCCGGGTATCTGATCGGACAGGGAGCTACCATGGAAGAAGCCATGGAAGAAGTGCAGATGGTAGTAGAAGGTGTTTATTCTGCAAAAGCAGGCAGGACATTGGCCAAGAAGTACGGAGTTTCCATGCCGATCGTAGAAGAAATCAACAAGGTGCTTTTCGAGGGGAAGAGTGCGAAAGAAGCGGTGGAAGATCTGATGCTTCGGGATCCGCGGATTGAGAATTCGGCATTACCCTGGGAAGCGTGA
- the der gene encoding ribosome biogenesis GTPase Der, translating to MSKPVVAIVGRPNVGKSTLFNALAGEKISIVKDTPGVTRDRIYADVTWLDKEFTLIDTGGIEPDSKDVILSQMRDQAQIAIDTADVIIFITDVRQGLVDADSKVADMLRRSKKPVILTVNKVDSFEKFMPDVYEFYNLGIGDPHPVSASSRLGIGDLLDEVIAEFPEHTGEIEEDTRPRIAIVGKPNVGKSSIINRLLGENRVIVSDIAGTTRDAIDTEIVHNGQEYIFIDTAGLRRKSKIKEDLERYSIIRTVTAVERADVVLMVIDAVEGVTEQDAKIAGIAHDRGKGVIIVVNKWDAIEKNDKTMKEYEGKVRQILSYMPYAEIMYVSAVTGQRLPKLFDMIDMVIQNQTLRIGTGVLNEIMMEAVAMQQPPSDKGKRLKLYYITQVAVKPPTFVIFVNDKALMHFSYTRYLENKIREAFGFKGTSLKFIIRERKEKDQ from the coding sequence ATGAGTAAACCAGTAGTAGCAATCGTGGGAAGACCGAATGTTGGGAAATCCACACTTTTTAATGCGCTGGCAGGAGAGAAGATCTCGATCGTAAAGGATACCCCGGGTGTGACAAGAGACCGGATCTATGCAGATGTCACATGGCTGGATAAAGAATTTACGCTGATCGATACCGGAGGAATTGAGCCGGACAGCAAAGATGTGATCCTTTCCCAGATGCGGGATCAGGCGCAGATCGCCATTGATACGGCGGACGTGATTATTTTTATCACGGATGTGCGTCAGGGGCTTGTGGATGCAGATTCCAAAGTCGCTGATATGTTGAGAAGATCCAAAAAGCCGGTGATTCTTACCGTCAACAAGGTAGACAGCTTTGAAAAATTTATGCCGGATGTTTATGAATTTTATAATCTGGGAATCGGAGATCCTCATCCGGTATCCGCTTCTTCCAGGCTGGGAATCGGAGATCTTCTGGATGAAGTAATCGCAGAATTTCCGGAACATACCGGAGAGATCGAGGAAGATACCAGACCTCGTATTGCTATTGTGGGAAAGCCGAATGTCGGAAAATCTTCGATTATCAACCGCCTTCTGGGAGAAAATCGTGTGATCGTATCTGATATTGCGGGTACGACAAGAGATGCCATTGATACGGAGATCGTACACAATGGGCAGGAATACATTTTTATCGATACCGCCGGACTTCGCAGAAAGAGTAAGATCAAAGAAGATCTGGAGCGTTACAGTATCATCCGTACCGTGACAGCCGTAGAACGCGCAGATGTGGTGCTGATGGTGATCGATGCAGTGGAGGGTGTGACCGAACAGGATGCAAAGATCGCAGGAATTGCCCATGATCGCGGAAAAGGCGTAATCATTGTGGTGAATAAATGGGATGCCATCGAAAAGAATGACAAGACGATGAAAGAATATGAAGGAAAAGTTCGTCAGATTCTGTCTTATATGCCATATGCCGAGATTATGTATGTATCGGCTGTAACCGGCCAGAGATTGCCGAAACTCTTTGATATGATCGATATGGTGATTCAGAATCAGACCTTAAGGATTGGCACCGGTGTACTTAATGAGATTATGATGGAAGCGGTAGCAATGCAACAGCCGCCGTCAGACAAGGGAAAACGTCTGAAATTATATTATATTACTCAGGTAGCTGTGAAGCCGCCGACTTTTGTGATTTTCGTGAATGACAAGGCACTGATGCATTTTTCCTATACCCGTTATCTGGAAAATAAGATCCGGGAGGCTTTTGGATTTAAGGGAACATCCCTGAAGTTCATTATCCGGGAAAGAAAGGAAAAGGATCAATAG
- a CDS encoding CPBP family intramembrane glutamic endopeptidase — protein MENNKKSFGYLVGPLILYWLVNLVAVTAAEAVVLGGYMAETQAKKMGMDQIQQYVMDHMNELLQVINSRLVEISAFGALITLAVSAAFFLHDRKKEKLEGAVTTERASAGRYLWILLLGVGMCIALNNLMNLAGLAFYSDAYQKTSQAMYSAGFEVQILCLGILMPLSEEMIFRGVIFKRYEQGFGFKKAMLMSAMFFAVTHGNLVQIVYGFVMGLFLAYVYEKYGSLKAAACLHITMNLVSLLVTKADGFTWMFSGFWPLCISTVGAAFVSACAFVKIRDINTNETAEGSEGVGTGF, from the coding sequence ATGGAAAATAATAAGAAAAGTTTCGGATATCTTGTGGGTCCGTTAATCCTGTACTGGCTAGTCAATCTGGTGGCTGTTACGGCGGCGGAAGCAGTTGTGCTTGGCGGATATATGGCAGAGACACAGGCGAAAAAGATGGGAATGGATCAGATCCAGCAATACGTTATGGATCATATGAATGAATTGCTTCAGGTAATCAATTCCAGACTGGTGGAAATCTCTGCCTTTGGTGCACTGATCACACTGGCGGTTTCTGCAGCATTCTTCCTGCATGATCGGAAGAAGGAAAAGCTGGAAGGTGCTGTGACAACAGAAAGAGCTTCTGCCGGCAGGTATCTGTGGATTCTGCTGCTGGGCGTGGGAATGTGTATTGCGCTGAATAATCTGATGAATCTGGCGGGACTGGCTTTTTACAGCGACGCATATCAGAAGACCAGTCAGGCGATGTATTCGGCCGGATTTGAGGTACAGATTCTGTGTCTGGGAATTTTGATGCCGTTATCGGAAGAAATGATTTTCAGAGGTGTGATATTCAAACGGTATGAACAGGGATTTGGATTTAAGAAAGCTATGCTGATGTCGGCGATGTTTTTTGCCGTGACGCATGGAAATCTGGTTCAGATCGTTTACGGCTTTGTGATGGGGCTGTTTCTGGCTTATGTCTATGAAAAATACGGTTCCCTGAAAGCGGCAGCGTGCCTGCATATTACGATGAACCTGGTTTCTTTGCTCGTGACAAAGGCAGATGGATTTACCTGGATGTTTTCGGGATTCTGGCCGTTGTGTATCAGTACGGTGGGAGCCGCTTTTGTATCTGCCTGCGCCTTTGTTAAGATCAGGGACATAAATACAAATGAGACGGCAGAAGGATCAGAGGGAGTCGGCACCGGATTCTGA
- a CDS encoding ribose-phosphate pyrophosphokinase translates to MTNIELLEKTLPVAPLKIAALESCRELGQKVDDYIVSFRKDTINDLTSSARYMNYQKDSYLTECSCPRFGSGEAKGILGESIRGTDLYLMVDVCNYSLTYTVNGHLNHMSPDDHYQDLKRIISATNGKAHRLNVIMPFIYEGRQHKRTKRESLDCALALEELTEMGVSNIITFDAHDPRVQNSIPLKGFDSFNPAYQFIKALLKAEPDLKVDKDHLMIISPDEGAMHRAVYFSNVLGVDMGMFYKRRDYSTIINGKNPIVAHEFLGDDVTGKTVIIVDDMISSGESMLDVAKQLKDRHADRVIVCTTFGLFTDGLEKFDEYYEKGYISRVITTNLTYLPESVRNSPYFIIADLSKFIALIIDSMNHDVTIGKILSPTEKIHALLEKYNR, encoded by the coding sequence ATGACGAATATTGAATTATTAGAAAAGACACTTCCGGTAGCTCCGCTTAAGATCGCCGCTTTGGAAAGCTGCCGGGAACTCGGACAGAAGGTAGATGACTACATCGTATCTTTCCGTAAAGATACCATCAATGACCTGACTTCATCTGCCCGCTACATGAATTATCAGAAGGACAGTTACTTAACAGAATGTTCCTGTCCGAGATTTGGTTCCGGCGAAGCAAAAGGAATCCTCGGAGAATCCATCCGTGGTACCGACCTGTATCTGATGGTCGATGTCTGCAACTACTCTCTGACCTACACGGTAAACGGACATCTCAACCACATGTCTCCGGATGATCACTACCAGGATCTGAAACGTATCATTTCCGCCACCAACGGAAAGGCTCACCGCTTGAATGTGATCATGCCTTTCATCTACGAAGGACGTCAGCACAAACGTACCAAGAGAGAATCTCTGGACTGTGCACTGGCTTTAGAAGAACTGACAGAGATGGGTGTATCCAACATCATTACCTTTGATGCACACGACCCACGTGTCCAGAATTCCATTCCGTTAAAAGGATTTGACAGTTTCAATCCGGCCTACCAGTTCATCAAGGCTTTGTTAAAGGCCGAGCCGGATCTGAAAGTAGACAAGGATCATCTGATGATCATCAGCCCGGATGAAGGTGCGATGCATCGTGCCGTATACTTCTCCAACGTCCTAGGTGTGGATATGGGTATGTTCTACAAACGCCGGGATTACTCCACCATCATCAACGGAAAGAATCCAATCGTTGCCCATGAATTCCTGGGCGATGATGTAACCGGCAAGACCGTGATCATTGTAGATGATATGATTTCTTCCGGAGAAAGTATGCTGGATGTTGCCAAGCAGTTAAAAGACCGCCACGCTGACCGCGTCATCGTATGTACCACATTCGGTCTTTTCACCGACGGCCTGGAGAAATTTGATGAGTACTATGAAAAAGGATATATCTCCCGGGTCATCACCACAAACCTGACCTATCTTCCTGAGAGTGTCCGCAACAGTCCGTACTTTATCATTGCTGATCTCAGTAAATTTATCGCATTGATCATTGATTCCATGAACCATGATGTTACCATCGGAAAGATCTTAAGTCCGACCGAAAAGATTCATGCTCTTCTGGAGAAATATAATCGGTGA
- a CDS encoding alanyl-tRNA editing protein, whose amino-acid sequence MTEKLFYEDGYLKEFRGTVLSCTKDQKEGQYKVVLDRSIFFPEGGGQYGDTGWLDDVEVLDTQEKDGVIWHRTNAPFAEGKEITGKLNWEQRFDKMQQHTGEHIVSGIVHKWFGYNNVGFHLGDEVCTMDFDGEISREQLEKIEWEANRAVVENVEVLVSYPSKKELESLEYRSKIEIEGAVRIITIPGYDVCACCAPHVTRTGEIGVIKLTGVQRYKGGVRMTLLCGFRALRDYGAKELRAARISHSLCAKETEIDEAVERLKEERDRWKEECKTLQKQLILSKLPEVRSGELICLFRENLKPDEMRAYLNGILDQGAKCCLIISEEHLDSGRPSKENTTAETGKNTEQKQEKQSAGFRYIAGSRTLNMRPVAEMLNHTFDGRGGGKPDMVQGSCKNSAGKEQIRQMLEAYGRKETGVDNADGK is encoded by the coding sequence GTGACGGAAAAATTATTCTACGAAGACGGATACTTAAAAGAATTTCGTGGAACCGTACTTTCCTGTACGAAGGATCAAAAAGAAGGACAGTACAAAGTGGTACTGGACAGAAGCATATTTTTTCCGGAAGGGGGCGGACAGTATGGGGATACCGGCTGGCTGGATGATGTGGAAGTGTTGGACACACAGGAAAAGGATGGCGTGATCTGGCACAGAACCAATGCCCCTTTTGCAGAAGGAAAAGAAATCACAGGAAAACTGAACTGGGAACAGCGTTTTGATAAAATGCAGCAACATACCGGAGAACACATTGTCTCCGGTATTGTTCATAAATGGTTTGGTTACAACAATGTAGGGTTTCATCTGGGCGACGAAGTCTGTACCATGGATTTCGACGGTGAGATTTCCAGAGAACAACTGGAAAAAATTGAGTGGGAAGCAAACCGCGCGGTGGTTGAAAATGTGGAGGTTCTGGTAAGTTATCCTTCCAAAAAGGAACTGGAAAGCCTGGAATATCGAAGTAAGATCGAGATCGAAGGAGCGGTTCGGATTATTACGATTCCGGGATATGACGTCTGTGCCTGTTGTGCACCTCATGTAACGAGAACCGGAGAGATCGGCGTGATCAAGCTGACCGGAGTACAGCGTTATAAAGGTGGTGTGCGGATGACATTGCTTTGCGGCTTTCGTGCCCTGAGAGATTATGGGGCGAAGGAGTTGCGTGCGGCACGGATTTCCCATTCGCTGTGTGCGAAAGAGACAGAGATCGATGAGGCGGTGGAGCGACTGAAAGAGGAACGGGATCGCTGGAAAGAAGAGTGTAAAACTCTCCAGAAACAGTTGATCTTGTCAAAGCTTCCGGAAGTAAGAAGCGGAGAGCTTATCTGCCTGTTTCGGGAAAACTTAAAACCGGATGAGATGCGCGCGTATCTGAACGGAATTCTGGATCAAGGTGCGAAATGCTGTCTGATTATTTCCGAGGAGCATCTGGACAGCGGGAGACCTTCCAAAGAAAATACAACGGCGGAAACCGGAAAGAATACAGAACAAAAACAGGAAAAACAGAGTGCGGGATTCCGATACATTGCAGGAAGCCGGACGTTGAATATGCGTCCGGTTGCAGAAATGCTGAATCATACATTTGACGGCCGGGGAGGCGGAAAACCGGATATGGTACAAGGTTCTTGCAAAAATTCTGCAGGAAAAGAGCAGATCAGACAGATGTTGGAAGCGTACGGAAGAAAAGAAACAGGAGTGGACAATGCAGATGGAAAATAA
- the spoIVA gene encoding stage IV sporulation protein A, whose amino-acid sequence MDSFQVYKEIKTRTNGEIYIGVVGPVRTGKSTFIKRCMELLVLPNLKEEPVKARTRDELPQSASGTTIMTTEPKFIPKEAAGVRLSEDVEVKIRMIDCVGYMVNGAQGHMEGEEERMVKTPWFDQEIPFTQAAAIGTQKVIREHSTLGMVVTTDGTIGELDRAAYVEAEARTIRELKEIGKPFVVLLNSMRPLSKETKDLGKKLEEKYMVPVIPVNCEQIKEEEIHEIMRQILFEFPVSEVEFYLPKWVEMLPEDHKIKTDLLSKVREILNGITDIRSVRASMIRELGEFLESVQIEKIEMDTGKVQIRMEYAKECYYDVLSELTGLKIRGEADLVEAMKELAALKSEYGVLKDAFTDVKLKGYGVVSPKKEEIQLEEPVLIKQGNKFGVKIHAKAPSIHMIRADIENEIAPIVGSEQQAQDLIQYLKEAAEQPEGIWGTNIFGKSIETMVLDGMNYKIQRINDASQEKLQDTMKKIVNDSNGGLVCIII is encoded by the coding sequence ATGGATTCATTTCAGGTATATAAGGAAATTAAAACGAGAACCAACGGGGAAATTTACATAGGGGTAGTTGGGCCGGTACGCACCGGGAAATCTACCTTTATCAAGCGCTGTATGGAATTGCTGGTGTTGCCGAATCTTAAGGAGGAGCCGGTGAAGGCGAGGACGAGAGATGAACTGCCCCAGTCTGCATCTGGCACCACGATCATGACCACAGAGCCTAAATTTATACCGAAAGAAGCTGCCGGGGTCAGGCTTTCGGAGGATGTGGAAGTAAAGATACGGATGATCGACTGTGTGGGCTATATGGTGAATGGTGCTCAGGGACACATGGAGGGGGAAGAAGAGCGGATGGTAAAAACCCCCTGGTTTGATCAGGAAATTCCGTTTACCCAGGCGGCTGCCATCGGGACACAGAAAGTGATCCGGGAACATTCCACACTGGGAATGGTGGTGACGACTGACGGAACCATCGGAGAACTGGACCGGGCGGCATATGTAGAGGCAGAAGCACGCACGATCCGGGAGTTAAAAGAGATCGGAAAACCATTTGTAGTGTTGCTGAATTCTATGCGCCCTCTTTCGAAAGAAACAAAAGATCTGGGAAAGAAGTTGGAAGAAAAATATATGGTTCCGGTGATTCCGGTAAACTGTGAACAGATCAAAGAAGAAGAAATCCATGAAATCATGCGCCAGATTCTCTTTGAATTTCCGGTCAGTGAAGTGGAATTTTATCTGCCAAAATGGGTGGAAATGCTGCCGGAGGATCATAAGATCAAAACAGATCTTCTCTCGAAAGTCCGGGAGATCCTGAATGGAATCACAGACATCCGAAGCGTGAGAGCGAGTATGATTCGGGAACTGGGAGAGTTTCTGGAATCGGTGCAGATCGAGAAGATTGAAATGGACACCGGGAAAGTACAGATTCGCATGGAATATGCAAAAGAGTGTTACTATGATGTGTTGAGTGAACTGACGGGGCTGAAGATCCGGGGAGAAGCGGATTTGGTGGAAGCCATGAAAGAACTGGCAGCGCTGAAATCAGAGTATGGTGTGCTGAAAGATGCTTTCACCGATGTAAAACTAAAAGGATACGGCGTGGTCAGTCCGAAGAAGGAGGAAATCCAGTTGGAAGAACCTGTACTGATCAAACAGGGAAATAAGTTTGGGGTTAAAATCCATGCGAAAGCACCTTCTATCCATATGATCCGGGCGGATATTGAAAATGAAATCGCACCAATCGTGGGAAGTGAACAGCAGGCACAGGATCTGATCCAGTATCTGAAAGAGGCTGCGGAACAGCCGGAAGGAATCTGGGGAACCAATATATTTGGAAAATCTATTGAAACGATGGTCCTGGACGGAATGAACTATAAGATTCAGAGGATTAATGATGCCAGTCAGGAAAAACTGCAGGATACCATGAAAAAGATCGTGAATGACTCGAATGGCGGTCTGGTGTGCATCATAATCTAG
- the plsY gene encoding glycerol-3-phosphate 1-O-acyltransferase PlsY: MERVICLVIGYVFGLLQTGYLVGKMHHMDIRKYGSGNAGSTNALRVMGWKAGAMTFAGDCLKCVLAAALVTLIFRNKSPEILPLLRLYAGVGATLGHNFPFYMKFKGGKGIAVLAGLIISTSWWMTIIELIIFVTIVALTRYISLGSLIVSMLFLMLVMVNGQLGGFGVAQSCLNEMYVLAAFLMVLAWIRHRANIGRLLKGEENKFGNPNKTKR; encoded by the coding sequence ATGGAAAGAGTAATTTGTCTGGTGATCGGATACGTATTTGGTCTGTTGCAGACCGGTTATCTGGTGGGAAAGATGCACCATATGGATATCCGAAAATACGGCAGTGGAAATGCGGGATCCACCAATGCGTTGCGTGTGATGGGATGGAAAGCAGGGGCAATGACTTTTGCGGGCGACTGTCTGAAATGTGTACTGGCAGCAGCGCTGGTGACTCTGATCTTCCGTAATAAGAGCCCGGAGATTTTACCGCTGTTGAGGCTGTATGCGGGCGTGGGAGCAACACTGGGACATAATTTCCCGTTTTATATGAAATTTAAAGGTGGAAAAGGAATTGCCGTACTGGCAGGGCTTATCATTTCCACAAGCTGGTGGATGACCATCATCGAACTGATCATTTTTGTGACGATTGTGGCATTGACGAGATATATCTCTCTGGGCTCGCTGATCGTTTCGATGCTGTTTCTGATGCTGGTGATGGTCAATGGTCAACTGGGCGGATTTGGGGTAGCCCAGAGTTGCTTGAATGAAATGTATGTGCTGGCAGCATTTCTGATGGTGTTGGCGTGGATCAGACACCGGGCAAACATCGGACGTCTCTTAAAAGGAGAGGAGAATAAATTTGGAAATCCGAACAAAACAAAACGTTAA
- the argS gene encoding arginine--tRNA ligase: MEKISEKITSCLEEAFEKAGYDKALAKVTVSNRPDLCEYQCNGAMAGAKKYKKAPFMIADDVVEQLKYQPMFEKAESVKPGFINLTLSPSFVSEYVAQMAEDEKLGAQMEAEPKKIMIDYGGPNVAKPLHVGHLRSAIIGESIKRIQRFVGNDVTGDIHLGDWGYQMGLIITELKKRQPDLVYFDENYKGEYPTEAPFTIGELEEIYPTASAYAKEHEEYREEALHATYLLQNGYPGYRAIWKHIMAVSVADLKKNYAKLHVEFDLWKGEADAQAYIPGMVERLKEEGYAHLDDGALVVDVKEETDTKEIPPCMILKSDGAALYDTTDLATLVEREEKYDPDEVIYVVDKRQELHFVQVFRCAKKTGIVKPEVDLKFLGFGTMNGKDGKPFKTREGGVMRLENLIREIEEEMYKKIQENRTVSEEEAKKIAETVGLAAIKYGDLSNQASKDYVFDVDRFTSFEGNTGPYILYTIVRIKSILAKYKETNGDLTDLKLLDPISKIEKDLMLEVGKFNEMIQNVSQENAPHKICAYIYDLANTFNRFYHETKILSEEEEARKKSYLALLDVTRRVLECCIDLLGFEAPERM, translated from the coding sequence ATGGAAAAGATTTCAGAAAAAATTACATCCTGTCTGGAAGAAGCGTTTGAAAAGGCAGGTTATGATAAAGCATTAGCCAAGGTAACGGTATCCAATCGTCCGGACTTATGCGAATATCAGTGTAACGGAGCAATGGCCGGTGCAAAAAAATATAAAAAGGCACCATTTATGATCGCAGATGATGTGGTGGAGCAGTTGAAATATCAGCCGATGTTTGAAAAGGCAGAATCGGTAAAGCCGGGGTTTATCAACTTGACGCTCAGCCCGTCTTTTGTATCAGAATATGTTGCGCAGATGGCGGAAGATGAAAAGCTGGGTGCGCAGATGGAAGCAGAACCGAAGAAGATCATGATCGACTACGGTGGACCAAACGTAGCGAAACCGCTGCATGTCGGACATCTTCGTTCGGCTATCATCGGAGAGAGTATCAAGAGAATCCAGCGTTTTGTGGGCAATGATGTAACCGGAGATATCCATCTGGGTGACTGGGGATATCAGATGGGACTGATCATTACCGAGCTGAAAAAGAGACAACCGGATTTGGTTTATTTTGATGAGAATTATAAAGGAGAATATCCCACAGAGGCACCGTTTACCATCGGAGAGCTGGAAGAAATCTATCCGACAGCAAGTGCCTATGCAAAGGAGCATGAAGAGTACAGGGAAGAGGCGCTTCATGCAACATATCTTCTTCAGAATGGTTATCCGGGATACCGTGCGATCTGGAAACATATCATGGCAGTGTCTGTGGCAGATCTGAAGAAAAATTATGCCAAGCTGCATGTGGAATTTGACCTCTGGAAAGGAGAGGCGGATGCCCAGGCCTATATTCCGGGAATGGTAGAGCGTCTGAAGGAAGAAGGCTATGCGCATCTGGATGACGGAGCGTTGGTGGTAGATGTCAAAGAAGAGACAGATACCAAGGAGATTCCGCCTTGTATGATCTTGAAGTCAGATGGAGCAGCTCTTTACGATACGACAGATCTGGCAACATTGGTGGAACGGGAAGAAAAGTATGATCCGGACGAAGTGATCTACGTGGTGGACAAGCGTCAGGAACTGCATTTCGTACAGGTCTTCCGCTGTGCGAAGAAGACCGGAATTGTAAAACCGGAAGTGGACTTAAAATTCCTGGGATTTGGTACGATGAATGGAAAAGACGGCAAGCCATTCAAGACGAGAGAAGGCGGCGTAATGCGTCTGGAGAACCTGATTCGGGAGATCGAGGAAGAAATGTACAAAAAGATCCAGGAGAACCGTACAGTTTCGGAAGAGGAAGCCAAAAAGATTGCGGAGACCGTAGGTCTTGCAGCAATCAAATACGGAGATCTTTCCAACCAGGCATCCAAGGATTATGTGTTTGATGTGGATCGTTTTACTTCCTTTGAAGGAAATACAGGACCGTACATTCTTTACACGATCGTCAGAATCAAATCCATTCTTGCAAAATATAAAGAGACAAACGGAGATCTGACAGATCTGAAACTGTTGGATCCGATCAGTAAGATTGAAAAGGATCTGATGCTGGAAGTGGGAAAATTCAATGAGATGATCCAGAATGTAAGTCAGGAAAATGCACCGCATAAGATCTGTGCATATATTTATGATTTGGCAAATACCTTCAACAGGTTCTATCATGAGACCAAGATCCTCTCTGAAGAAGAGGAAGCAAGAAAGAAGAGTTATCTTGCGCTTCTGGATGTGACGAGAAGAGTGCTGGAGTGCTGTATTGATCTGCTTGGATTTGAAGCTCCGGAAAGGATGTAA